In Clupea harengus chromosome 13, Ch_v2.0.2, whole genome shotgun sequence, one DNA window encodes the following:
- the zgc:171579 gene encoding G-protein coupled receptor 4, whose product MNETYPNHMNGHRNGNACGIDFKQDGVFLTSLYGIFFIIGTPLNIVALLGLYKLIKTENVLPVYVLNLLLTDLIQLLSLPLWMDYYKNDHYWRFGPKVCQFTGLAFYISMYASIFFMCIIALERHLAIAKPLKYRILSQLKFARLISLGIWVLIAVPPSVAFNKLFPPKENYTLCIEKYPSEGGFITYRLITLLLSFIIPLGFIIILHIKTLRSLMALNAMVSKEKRRIKSLLTLLVVTFIVVQGPYHVTGCIKYLGLLLHKDACAWERAIFVPYQLGRGLLSLNSLLDPVLYIFLRNDFRSAAARYLPCLRKVNWGLSQARVSCEASEPMEKGTGSTDV is encoded by the coding sequence ATGAATGAGACCTATCCCAATCACATGAATGGACATCGTAATGGCAACGCATGTGGGATAGACTTCAAACAAGATGGAGTCTTTCTTACATCTCTCTATggaatatttttcattattggCACTCCCTTGAACATAGTAGCTCTGCTTGGACTCTACAAGCTCATCAAAACAGAAAACGTCTTGCCAGTGTACGTACTTAACTTGTTACTTACTGATCTCATTCAACTGTTGTCTTTACCACTGTGGATGGACTACTATAAAAATGACCACTACTGGCGATTTGGACCCAAGGTCTGTCAGTTCACCGGTCTTGCTTTTTACATCAGCATGTATGCGTCAATCTTCTTCATGTGTATCATAGCACTTGAGCGCCACTTGGCCATCGCCAAACCATTGAAGTACCGAATCTTGAGCCAACTGAAGTTCGCCCGATTGATTTCACTGGGCATATGGGTGCTGATCGCTGTGCCGCCGTCCGTGGCCTTCAACAAGCTTTTCCCACCGAAAGAAAACTACACCCTCTGCATTGAGAAATACCCCTCGGAGGGCGGCTTTATCACCTACCGGCTCATAACCCTGCTCCTGTCTTTCATAATTCCTCTCGGCTTCATTATCATCCTCCACATTAAAACCCTGCGATCGCTGATGGCCCTCAACGCCATGGTCTCGAAGGAGAAGAGACGCATCAAGAGCCTCCTCACCCTCCTGGTGGTCACGTTCATCGTCGTTCAAGGACCCTACCACGTCACCGGGTGCATCAAGTATCTGGGCCTACTGCTTCATAAGGACGCCTGTGCCTGGGAGAGAGCCATATTTGTGCCTTATCAGCTGGGCAGAGGCCTGCTGAGCCTGAACAGCCTGCTGGACCCAGTGCTGTACATCTTCCTGAGGAATGACTTCAGGTCTGCGGCAGCCAGGTACCTTCCCTGCCTGAGGAAGGTAAACTGGGGACTGAGCCAAGCCAGGGTTTCCTGTGAGGCCTCTGAGCCAATGGAGAAAGGCACAGGCTCCACGGATGTTTGA